The nucleotide sequence GGTGCCTCCATATCATCCGAACCATACTCCACCTGTGAGGGACGCATCCACCCTCTCGGTCACCAAGGCTGGAAATTTCTAAGCTATCTGGGACTAagcctcttcctcttttccccgCAGCTTATCAGCAAGCCTATTCTACTTGATATGACTCTGGAGTTCATCCCCTATTCTCCATTCCCGGGGCTGCTGGCTCAGCTCGGCCCTCAGCCTCTTTCACACGGACTTCTTGCTTCTAGTATCTCCTCCCTGCAAGGACTGAGGCCGAGGAGGCTGGGGCCGAGGGAAGGTGGTATGGAGGGCTGTTCTGTGGCTAGCCTCCGCCCTGACCTCTCTTCCGCCCAAGGTCTGAGATGAACGACAGTGTTGGGGACCCAGGTGTCCGTGGCTGCAGCCCCTGGGATGACCCTGCTCGCTTCATCGTGGTGCCGGCGGCCTACGCCTTGGCTCTGGGCCTGGAGCTGCTGGCCAATGTGGCCGGCCTGGCAGTGTTCGTCCGCAGCAGCCGGCGTCTGGGTCAGGCCCTGAGGCTCTACCTGCTCAACTTGGCCCTGGCCGACGTGCTCTTCACGCTCACGCTGCCGCTCTGGCTCACCTACTACCTGGGCCCGGCCCACTGGCCCTTCCCCGAGGCCGCCTGCCGCGCGGCAGGGGCCGCCTACTACGTAGCCACCTACGCGGCCGTGGCCTTCGCCGCGCTCATCAGCTTGTGCCGCTGCGGCTCCGTCCGCGGGCCCCGGCCCAGGGCCTCCTGCCGCATCGTGCTGCGCCGCCGAGGACCCGCGCGCGCCGCGGGCGCCGCCGCCTGGTTGGCGGGCCTGGCCTGTGCCTCGCCCTCGCTGGCCGCGCAACACGCGCTGCACCCCGGGTCAGGCGGCGCCGCTCGGTGCCTGGATCACCGCTGGGCGCGCGCCGGCCTAGCCTACGCCACCGTGGCCTTCTTCGCCGCCGCCTTCCTGCTGGTGCTCGCGGCCTACGTGAGCCTGGCGCGGACACTTACCGCGCCCTCGGGCCCCGGCCCGGTCCCCGCCGGCCCGCACCGGCGCGCGGCCAGGACCATGGTGCTGGGGCTCCTGCTGGTGTTCGCCCTCTGCCTGGCGCCCTACCACCTGCTGCTGGCGCCCTGGGTGGCCGGGCGGGAGGGCGCGGCGGGTAGCGACGACGTTGGGTGCCGCGCCGCGTCCACCCTCGACGTCCTGCACGCCCTCAGCCTGGCGCTGTTGAGCCTCAACAGCTGCCTGGACCCGCTCATCTACTGCTTCTCGGTGCGCCGCTTCCGCCAGGACTGCTGGGCGCTGGGCTGTCGTCCGGGGCTGGGAGCGCGCGGCGCGCACGCCGGCTCGCTGACCTCGTGAGGCCCTGGCCTCCCACGCCTGCGGCACCCCTGCCACCCTGCGCGTCGGATACTGGATGGAGGAAGCCCTCGAAAGGACCCAGATTCCTATCCTGACTCAACCACGGGCTAGTTATCTCGCCGAAGGCTCCGGGCTCCCTGATGGCAAGGAGATGGAACAGTCCTTGCCACGCGAATATTCCCTAGACGTTGGCATCTTTTGGACAGAGATAATATGCGGTGATCTGGCTCCTGCGTCCCGCTCAGCATTCTCTCATCtccctctcttcatcttctgccacctctgcccctctccgTGGGTTTAGTCACCTTCTCAGTCCCTGGAACAGACTAGTTTCTTTCCCTTCAGGGCCTTTGCGCCTGACTTTCCCAGGAATGacgcccctctctctccttcaccaaGTTAATTCCTCTTCATCCTCACGTCCACAAAAGTAACTCTTTGTAGGGAAACCTTCTTGACCAGCAATACACATGCGAGCACACACAAGATTTTTGGGTTAGATCTGATTGTTCCTTCATAGCTATTTTCACAACTGTAATCAAGCAATTAAGTGGGTGATTCGTTTTTTCCCGCTTCTATCCTGCCAGAATTTATTTATGTTGATCCAGAAGAAGGTACCATTTTTGTAGAGCCAGAAAGGTTGAATATTGGCCGTTGTTCTTCCAGTTCAACTTAATAAATTCCGTGTTTACCTTATTCACTACTGTATCCCCTCTGCTTGCTACTGTGTCTTGCACACAGTAAGACCCCAGTATataagatgaatgaatgaaacctgGAAATTATTAGCTTAAAATGCTCAAGGAGTCACTCAGAAATTCCAGATTGCTAGATTTTCCTCAAGTTTTTTTTTGGATTCTCCAAACTTGTATTACCTGGATTCGTTCTTAACTCAGTCTTGatgattgctttcctttttctgttgttgGATACCTGCAATTCTGCCATCGCTTCCACTGTGCCAAGACTCCTGTGCCAAGACTGGTGATAACCAAGCTGGAGATCTATCCTGCTATTAGCTGGGACAAGGATCGGCCAGAATTGCTGCCTTCTGCTTCAGCTGAGCTGGGACTCTGTTAATGCGTGCAAATCCCTGCCAATGTCACCGGCCACCAGTGTTTTCCCTTTACATGCCTTGCCGACTCAGCAGTTGGCTTCAGTTGGGGAAGGGAGCCACTTCCACTTCTCAGCCATGTTACTAGAGGCCCCACAGCAGGACTGCTTGGCTCTCAAGGAGTTTAGAACTCATGAGGGCGAGCAGCATGTTCATGTTGCCAAGTGGCTGGGTCAGGAAGAGCCCCCCAATGAGCTACTGGGTCTTACTTCTGAATTTGCCTTCTAATAATAACATTTGataaattccttcttttcttttgataagttACCTTTCGTTGGTCCCTCACtccttctttacatttttttcttttacattttaaaagtaatacatgtttgaaaataaattcaaagcatAGAAAAATGTGAAATAGAAAGTAAAGTTCCCCTAGTGGTAgccattgttcatttttttcttgtgtggaTCTTTCTAGATTATATATTAATAGTCTTCACAAACCCACAAATGGGATAGTATTATAAGACTCTTCTGCAATTTTTTTCTCACTTGATAATTTTGTACatctctttatatctttttttaaagattttatttatttatttgacagagaaagagagatcacaagtaggcagagagtcaggcagagagagaggaggaagcaggctccctgctgagcagagagcccaatgcggggctggatcccagcaccctgagatcatgacctgagccaaaggcagcggcttaatccactgagccacccaggtgcccctctttatatctttttacaataattatattttgtgcatctacctcattctttttgatagatGCAGAGTATTCATTTTACTCAATTAGTTCACTGTTGCTGGACACTTGCTTTCATTGTTGGCTTCTGTAAATGATGCAAATGTCCACAAATCTTTGCATACTTTTAAATCTGTAGAATAAATTCCTGGCAATTAAATTGCTGTGTCAAGGAGTATGTGTGCACTTAAGCTGTTTAATTACATCGTCTAATTATCACCAGAAATGCCACACCAATTACACACCCATCAACAGTTCGTAATAGTCCTTGTTTTACCACACCCTTACCGGAACCGGGTATTGTTACTTGCCCTCTCTGGAATCTGGACACCTGTTTGCATAACAACTATGGGCATgggtacttttttctctttttcctagaAGGATGCTCAGTCTCCTCCATATTTATTTGAaacctggtgggggtgggagtgcgAAGGAAAGGGTGTCACCTAAGACATCATACCAGCCAAATCTTAGCCTATCTTGCTTTTTGGAAGAATTAAACAGAAGCACAAATGAGACCCCAAAAGCACACCTGTAGGTCTGTAATTATTAGAGAGATCTTCTTTGGGGATTATGTTGGTTCATCCCATGCAATGGGGACCAGCATCCGGGCCAAGGTCAGGAGGCAGCGTTAGCCCACATCATGAATTCACTTGCTCCGGTGGGATGAGTTGCTCAGCCTGGGGGTCCATGAGAAACGATCTGGTGTCCCACATTAGGGCCAGCTGAGTCTCCTAAGGCTGAATTTGATTCTgtccaaataaaaaatgaatccCTATGGCCTCATCCATCCCTGTGGTCTTGTACTACCTTGCTTTTAATGTGACTTTTCCTGTAGTAAAGTAGTCAGTTTCCCTTGGGAAATGTCTAACTTAGTCTTCTGTGTCTGACCTGGGGAAAAATAACTTGAGACTTGATTGCCTCTGGGAGGTCAGATCAGATGGAAAGAAAGCCACTGTCTATAGTTACAGTGTGTGGGGAtcatcttctttcctccttttcctccttctgtcGACTCAGGAGAGTGGGATGTGGGGTGAGGACTCAGAGGCAAAGAGCTGGAGGGATGAAGAACAGATTGCAGTCCTTTTGGATTATTAATCCCCTTATTTATTTCAAATCTTCAAGGATTTGATCTAAGACCCTCCCTCAACCCAGGATGGAGAAGAAGGGAGCCCAGGTTGGTTCATCCTTGATTAGATGCTGGACATCCCCTTTCTCCAGGATCTGGGGAAAACTCATCTGCCAGGTGTTTTCAATAGCTATTAATTAGTATGCCCTAGACTCCCCCTACCTCTTGCAGGCCAGGAATGCCCAATCCCTGGTCCTACCCACCTAGGCCCTTTGGTGTGGTGGTCCAAAGATGGTACCAAGAATTTGCTGCTGACACAGAAAGAATCAATCTCCCCTTCTTTGCTGGACCCCACTTTCTCCCTTAGTTTAATCACAGTCTAGATCTCTGAACCCAGCCTAACTGCACTCCTGTCCTTGGCCAGGGCTGGTCCAGGTTCTTGGCTCTGCACACACCTGGCTGGGCCCCTTGACCAGCTCTGCAGCTGCTGTGACCTTACCTGTTCCCACTTGTGTCCTTACCTCCAACCCAGGTACCACCTGCTCctttggcctctgtggggaagcCCATTAGATTttaccttaatttctctctctgtcttcagcCTCAA is from Meles meles chromosome 1, mMelMel3.1 paternal haplotype, whole genome shotgun sequence and encodes:
- the LOC123925757 gene encoding platelet-activating factor receptor-like, with product MNDSVGDPGVRGCSPWDDPARFIVVPAAYALALGLELLANVAGLAVFVRSSRRLGQALRLYLLNLALADVLFTLTLPLWLTYYLGPAHWPFPEAACRAAGAAYYVATYAAVAFAALISLCRCGSVRGPRPRASCRIVLRRRGPARAAGAAAWLAGLACASPSLAAQHALHPGSGGAARCLDHRWARAGLAYATVAFFAAAFLLVLAAYVSLARTLTAPSGPGPVPAGPHRRAARTMVLGLLLVFALCLAPYHLLLAPWVAGREGAAGSDDVGCRAASTLDVLHALSLALLSLNSCLDPLIYCFSVRRFRQDCWALGCRPGLGARGAHAGSLTS